In one Myxocyprinus asiaticus isolate MX2 ecotype Aquarium Trade chromosome 1, UBuf_Myxa_2, whole genome shotgun sequence genomic region, the following are encoded:
- the LOC127448026 gene encoding lactose-binding lectin l-2-like isoform X1: protein MEQGLLQVLLLLALSVCVSSRIFHVVPELMSWWDAQTYCRQYYTDLATFADQTEVDEWVKTVVTVSTTNLEYWNGLYGINFTAPRIWSDQSNSMFRLWNPGQPNEWNVSQICVLSSPDGFWWDRSCTHLHPSVCYSWEKTQIVRVQVKSSQNMNDQVQKGILQKIEQVLKEKGLQYDAKLSWKKQTDGNVFQKIQKHEVHKQTCN, encoded by the exons ctctaAGCGTCTGTGTCAGCTCTCGTATATTTCACGTTGTGCCTGAACTGATGAGCTGGTGGGATGCACAGACTTACTGCAGACAATATTACACTGATCTAGCCACCTTTGCTGACCAGACAGAAGTTGATGAGTGGGTAAAAACTGTGGTCACAGTTTCTACTACAAATTTAGAATATTGGAATGGACTCTATGGGATTAATTTTACTGCACCCAGGATCTGGTCCGATCAGAGCAATTCCATGTTCAGATTGTGGAATCCCGGACAGCCGAATGAATGGAATGTCTCACAAATATGTGTGCTATCTTCACCTGATGGATTCTGGTGGGATAGATCATGTACACATTTGCACCCTTCTGTTTGCTACAGCT GGGAGAAAACACAGATAGTGAGAGTGCAGGTGAAATCAAGTCAAAATATGAATGATCAGGTGCAGAAAGGGATTTTGCAGAAG ATAGAGCAGGTACTGAAGGAGAAGGGGTTGCAGTATGATGCCAAACTGTCttggaaaaaacaaacagatgGAAATGTCTTCCAAAAGATCCAGAAACATGAAGTACATAAGCAGACTTGCAATTAA
- the LOC127448026 gene encoding uncharacterized protein LOC127448026 isoform X2 produces the protein MEQGLLQVLLLLALSVCVSSRIFHVVPELMSWWDAQTYCRQYYTDLATFADQTEVDEIWSDQSNSMFRLWNPGQPNEWNVSQICVLSSPDGFWWDRSCTHLHPSVCYSWEKTQIVRVQVKSSQNMNDQVQKGILQKIEQVLKEKGLQYDAKLSWKKQTDGNVFQKIQKHEVHKQTCN, from the exons ctctaAGCGTCTGTGTCAGCTCTCGTATATTTCACGTTGTGCCTGAACTGATGAGCTGGTGGGATGCACAGACTTACTGCAGACAATATTACACTGATCTAGCCACCTTTGCTGACCAGACAGAAGTTGATGA GATCTGGTCCGATCAGAGCAATTCCATGTTCAGATTGTGGAATCCCGGACAGCCGAATGAATGGAATGTCTCACAAATATGTGTGCTATCTTCACCTGATGGATTCTGGTGGGATAGATCATGTACACATTTGCACCCTTCTGTTTGCTACAGCT GGGAGAAAACACAGATAGTGAGAGTGCAGGTGAAATCAAGTCAAAATATGAATGATCAGGTGCAGAAAGGGATTTTGCAGAAG ATAGAGCAGGTACTGAAGGAGAAGGGGTTGCAGTATGATGCCAAACTGTCttggaaaaaacaaacagatgGAAATGTCTTCCAAAAGATCCAGAAACATGAAGTACATAAGCAGACTTGCAATTAA